The following are encoded in a window of Deltaproteobacteria bacterium genomic DNA:
- a CDS encoding mechanosensitive ion channel family protein, producing the protein MHMAPLIAENVQTTVSVILAALLLGLRALAQHEQLKKDCGGAAKYFLTSLAANIAASTFDAPNHPRPWVVYLDALGLLLFTWGCCRTVVGLTIWVFRSRRNVPTPKIVRDVVDGVLYALCLVVVLRATLKVDLASLVATSAALSVVVGLALQETLGNLFAGLSLQLEHPFQVGDWVGMNEFVGRVVQVAWRGTKLETLRREQVTVPNSSIAKANVVNFSRHGIVAKELTVGVAYKAPPNLVKAALLDVLTHLPEIVQDPPPRAQVLRFDDSAVTYQLRFFVKGFENVEVAADAVLSALWYRLKREGMEIPFPQRTLQLERVPPQRNVLAHGDDFADTVELLSTVDFLKPLGDDGRASLARGVQRELYGRGEPIIRAGDQGDAFHMVAAGEVIVRAKVGEKEQEVARLRRGEFFGEMSLLTGEPRSATVLAATDATLVTMHRGAFAEVLAQHNTVAGELAEILARRRAHLAEAKAGADDTQNQRAESKRIFGRLRELFKVT; encoded by the coding sequence ATGCACATGGCCCCGCTCATTGCGGAGAACGTGCAGACCACGGTGTCGGTGATCCTCGCCGCGCTGCTGCTCGGCTTGCGGGCGCTCGCCCAGCACGAGCAGCTCAAGAAGGACTGTGGCGGCGCGGCCAAGTACTTCCTTACCTCGCTTGCCGCCAACATCGCCGCGAGCACCTTCGACGCGCCGAACCACCCGCGTCCTTGGGTCGTCTACCTCGACGCGCTCGGCCTCCTGCTCTTCACCTGGGGATGCTGCCGGACGGTGGTGGGCCTGACCATCTGGGTCTTCCGCAGCCGGCGCAACGTGCCCACGCCCAAGATCGTCCGCGACGTGGTGGACGGCGTGCTCTACGCGCTCTGCCTCGTCGTGGTGCTGCGCGCGACCTTGAAGGTGGACCTGGCCTCCCTGGTGGCCACCAGCGCGGCGCTCTCGGTGGTCGTCGGCCTCGCGCTGCAGGAGACGCTGGGCAACCTCTTCGCCGGCCTGTCGCTGCAGCTCGAGCACCCGTTCCAGGTGGGCGACTGGGTGGGGATGAACGAGTTCGTGGGCCGGGTGGTCCAGGTCGCCTGGCGCGGGACGAAGCTGGAGACGCTGCGCCGCGAGCAGGTGACGGTGCCCAACTCCAGCATCGCCAAGGCCAACGTGGTGAACTTCTCGCGCCACGGCATCGTGGCCAAGGAGCTCACCGTGGGCGTGGCCTACAAGGCGCCGCCGAATCTCGTGAAGGCCGCGCTCCTCGACGTGCTCACCCATCTGCCGGAGATCGTCCAGGACCCGCCGCCGCGCGCGCAGGTGCTGCGCTTCGACGACTCGGCCGTCACCTACCAGCTCCGCTTCTTCGTGAAGGGCTTCGAGAACGTGGAGGTCGCGGCCGACGCGGTGCTCTCCGCGCTCTGGTACCGGCTCAAGCGCGAGGGCATGGAGATCCCCTTCCCGCAGCGCACGCTGCAGCTCGAGCGCGTGCCGCCGCAGCGCAACGTGTTGGCCCACGGCGACGACTTCGCGGACACCGTGGAGCTCTTGAGCACGGTCGACTTCCTCAAACCGCTCGGCGACGACGGCCGGGCCTCGCTCGCCCGCGGCGTGCAGCGCGAGCTCTACGGCCGCGGGGAGCCCATCATCCGCGCGGGCGACCAGGGCGACGCCTTCCACATGGTGGCCGCGGGCGAGGTCATCGTGCGCGCGAAGGTCGGCGAGAAGGAGCAGGAGGTCGCGCGGCTGCGGCGGGGCGAGTTCTTCGGCGAGATGTCGCTGCTCACCGGCGAGCCGCGCTCGGCCACGGTCCTCGCCGCGACGGACGCGACGCTGGTCACCATGCACCGCGGCGCCTTCGCCGAGGTGCTCGCGCAGCACAACACCGTGGCCGGCGAGCTGGCGGAGATCCTCGCCCGGCGACGGGCGCACCTCGCGGAGGCCAAGGCCGGCGCGGATGACACCCAGAATCAGCGGGCGGAGTCGAAGCGCATCTTTGGAAGGCTGCGCGAGCTCTTCAAGGTCACTTGA
- a CDS encoding DivIVA domain-containing protein, with amino-acid sequence MKLTPLDIRQKQFKTGFRGLDPKDVEAFLDLVASEFEELAKENLFIKDEISRKALKIDEYRDREKTLQETMVAAQKVAEDMKEAAKKQAEIVVSEAELQAEKIVQGAHQRLVEIVSEISELKRQRTQFESQVRSVIESHQKLLETFSSPAKAEDNVAYFAKK; translated from the coding sequence ATGAAGCTCACGCCGCTCGACATCCGACAGAAGCAGTTCAAGACCGGCTTCCGCGGGCTCGACCCCAAGGACGTGGAGGCCTTTCTGGATCTCGTCGCCTCGGAGTTCGAGGAGCTGGCGAAAGAGAACCTCTTCATCAAGGACGAGATCTCGCGCAAGGCGCTCAAGATCGACGAGTACCGCGACCGAGAGAAGACGCTCCAGGAGACGATGGTCGCCGCCCAGAAGGTCGCCGAGGACATGAAGGAGGCGGCCAAGAAGCAGGCGGAGATCGTGGTGAGCGAGGCGGAGCTGCAGGCGGAGAAGATCGTCCAGGGCGCGCACCAGCGGCTGGTGGAGATCGTCTCCGAGATCAGCGAGCTCAAGCGCCAGCGCACCCAGTTCGAGAGCCAGGTGCGCTCCGTCATCGAGAGCCACCAGAAGCTCTTGGAGACGTTCTCGAGCCCCGCGAAGGCCGAGGACAACGTGGCCTACTTCGCGAAGAAGTAG
- a CDS encoding DUF167 domain-containing protein, whose product MAPYLRETQEGVEVALLVQPRASRTRVVGEHDGRLKVALAAPPVDGAANDALIEFLADCLKVGRRALRLAHGDASRRKTVVVAGAKASEIQQALEAAC is encoded by the coding sequence ATGGCGCCGTACCTCCGAGAGACGCAGGAAGGTGTCGAGGTGGCGCTGCTCGTCCAGCCGCGGGCTTCTCGCACGCGCGTGGTGGGTGAGCACGACGGCAGGCTCAAGGTCGCCCTGGCCGCGCCGCCCGTCGACGGCGCCGCCAACGACGCGCTCATCGAGTTCCTCGCCGATTGCTTGAAGGTCGGTCGGCGCGCGCTGCGGCTCGCGCACGGCGATGCGTCGCGGCGGAAGACCGTGGTCGTCGCCGGCGCCAAGGCGTCGGAGATCCAGCAGGCGCTGGAGGCCGCATGCTGA
- a CDS encoding zf-TFIIB domain-containing protein yields the protein MDALPCPACRGELRFTEPSAARCARCGGLWLSPAALSKKGARLGSDLVAAASDAPRDCPSCRTPMTAYRSPLVEIDSCETCTGTFLDRGELEILVHAHRPSLTPRTFRCESCERELPRGEAIIGAEQTLCRLCAERAQTLHAPDRRRQTELERRRRNRAIDDAIAQNRSANESSSWFDVGGAVFSVVGFVIEVIFDFF from the coding sequence ATGGACGCCCTCCCCTGTCCGGCCTGCCGCGGCGAGCTGCGCTTCACCGAGCCCAGCGCGGCCCGCTGCGCGCGCTGCGGCGGGCTCTGGCTCAGCCCGGCGGCGCTGTCGAAGAAGGGCGCGCGCCTTGGCTCGGATCTCGTGGCCGCCGCGAGCGATGCGCCGCGCGACTGCCCCAGCTGCCGCACGCCGATGACCGCCTACCGGAGCCCGCTGGTGGAGATCGACTCCTGCGAGACCTGCACCGGCACCTTCCTCGACCGCGGCGAGCTGGAGATCCTGGTCCACGCGCACCGCCCGTCCTTGACGCCGCGCACCTTCCGCTGCGAGTCCTGCGAGCGCGAGCTTCCCCGCGGGGAGGCCATCATCGGCGCGGAGCAGACGCTCTGTCGGCTCTGTGCCGAGCGCGCGCAGACGCTCCACGCGCCCGACCGACGCCGCCAGACCGAGCTCGAGCGCCGCCGCCGCAACCGCGCCATCGACGACGCCATCGCCCAGAACCGCAGCGCCAACGAATCCAGCTCGTGGTTCGACGTCGGCGGCGCGGTCTTCAGCGTCGTGGGCTTCGTGATCGAAGTGATCTTCGATTTCTTCTGA
- a CDS encoding cyclic nucleotide-binding domain-containing protein: MSDVSGNQLAKVSKLFEALDEAGRHKLLGLAKKTRHPDGYVVCTEGEVGDEFYVLVMGRVRVSADDLGEAKEIAVLEKGAFFGEMAVLNHEKRSATVTALGEIELVRFPRAAVDQVLAEYPAAREMLSKVGVMRSEEALAKLMG, translated from the coding sequence ATGAGCGACGTCTCCGGCAACCAGCTGGCCAAGGTGTCCAAGCTGTTCGAGGCCCTCGATGAAGCGGGCCGCCACAAGCTGCTCGGCCTGGCCAAGAAGACGCGCCACCCCGACGGCTACGTGGTGTGCACCGAGGGCGAGGTCGGCGACGAGTTCTACGTGCTCGTGATGGGCCGGGTGCGCGTGAGCGCGGACGACCTGGGCGAGGCCAAGGAGATCGCCGTTCTGGAGAAGGGCGCGTTCTTCGGCGAGATGGCGGTGCTCAACCACGAGAAGCGGAGCGCCACCGTGACCGCGCTCGGCGAGATCGAGCTGGTGCGCTTTCCGCGTGCGGCCGTGGACCAGGTGCTCGCCGAGTATCCCGCCGCCAGGGAGATGCTCTCCAAGGTCGGCGTGATGCGCAGTGAAGAGGCGCTCGCCAAGCTGATGGGCTGA
- a CDS encoding GAF domain-containing protein, which translates to MASTPRTLTLARSLEAGDGLFKGLADQMRELEHAVTRQEERFQAVMEIGRAIGSTLDLDELLGLVMSKVTLLLGAERSTLFLVDKGTGELWSKIAQSSKEIRLPPGRGIAGWVAKHGEPVNLADVYQDDRFNPEIDRLTGFLTRCVLAVPLRGRDGDVIGVTQALNRKDGGVFTDDDRLLLEALAAQAAVAIENAQMYSALKRQNIQLAKTQGELNGLVAELDVLYDIERRISAASTLEQLLDGILARAMQLTGSDAGSLVMVNEDGGDLFFKAALGEKGEEVKRHTLGPDEGIVGWVAHENKPLIANEVAKEKAYDARIAKRVGYRPENVLCVPVSLEGRVVGALELLNKPGGYAEPELRVATLIAGQAARAITLGKSREEEERKRRLSVIGQMISGVVHDLRTPMTIISGYAQLMAAEDDKAEREKASEVILKQFDTINGMIKETLAFARGERELLLRKVYLNKFLEEITEYLERDFAAHKVELRIQAGFKGAVRMDENKMKRLVYNIARNAVEAMPEGGRFTFATELDEAEKKVVFKFSDTGEGIAPEVADRLFQSFVTHGKPNGTGLGLAMVKKIAEEHGGDVSFKSKPGKGTTFVVRIPA; encoded by the coding sequence ATGGCCTCCACGCCGCGAACCCTCACGCTCGCCCGCTCGCTCGAAGCCGGTGACGGCCTCTTCAAGGGCCTCGCCGATCAGATGCGCGAGCTGGAGCACGCCGTCACCCGGCAGGAGGAGCGGTTCCAGGCGGTGATGGAGATTGGCCGGGCCATCGGCTCCACGCTGGATCTCGACGAGCTGCTCGGCCTGGTGATGAGCAAGGTGACGCTGCTGCTGGGCGCAGAGCGCAGCACGCTCTTCCTCGTCGACAAAGGGACGGGCGAGCTCTGGAGCAAGATCGCCCAGTCGTCGAAGGAGATCCGCCTGCCGCCGGGGCGCGGCATCGCGGGCTGGGTGGCCAAGCACGGCGAGCCGGTGAACCTCGCCGACGTCTACCAGGACGACCGTTTCAACCCGGAGATCGACCGGCTCACGGGCTTTCTCACCCGATGCGTGCTCGCCGTTCCGCTTCGCGGGCGCGACGGCGACGTCATCGGCGTCACCCAGGCGCTGAATCGCAAAGACGGCGGCGTCTTCACCGACGACGACCGGCTCCTCCTCGAGGCCCTCGCCGCGCAGGCCGCGGTGGCGATCGAGAACGCGCAGATGTACTCGGCGCTCAAGCGCCAGAACATCCAGCTCGCAAAGACCCAGGGCGAGCTGAACGGGCTGGTGGCCGAGCTCGACGTGCTCTACGACATCGAGCGGCGCATCTCCGCGGCCAGCACCCTGGAGCAGCTGCTCGACGGCATCCTCGCGCGGGCCATGCAGCTCACCGGCAGCGACGCAGGCTCTCTGGTGATGGTGAACGAAGACGGCGGCGACCTCTTCTTCAAGGCCGCGCTCGGCGAGAAGGGCGAAGAGGTGAAGCGCCACACCCTCGGCCCGGACGAGGGCATCGTGGGCTGGGTGGCGCACGAGAACAAGCCGCTCATCGCCAATGAGGTCGCCAAAGAGAAGGCATACGACGCGCGCATCGCCAAGCGCGTGGGCTACCGGCCCGAGAACGTGCTCTGCGTGCCCGTCTCGCTCGAGGGCCGGGTGGTGGGCGCGCTGGAGCTGCTCAACAAGCCGGGCGGCTACGCCGAACCCGAGCTGCGCGTGGCCACGCTCATCGCCGGCCAGGCCGCGCGGGCCATCACCTTGGGCAAGAGCCGCGAGGAAGAGGAGCGCAAGCGCCGGCTGAGCGTGATCGGCCAGATGATCAGCGGCGTGGTCCACGACCTGCGCACGCCCATGACCATCATCTCGGGCTACGCGCAGCTCATGGCCGCCGAGGACGACAAGGCCGAGCGCGAGAAGGCCAGCGAGGTCATCCTCAAGCAGTTCGACACCATCAACGGCATGATCAAGGAGACCCTCGCCTTTGCCCGCGGCGAGCGCGAGCTGCTGTTGCGCAAGGTCTACCTGAACAAGTTCCTCGAGGAGATCACCGAGTACCTTGAGCGCGACTTCGCGGCGCACAAGGTCGAGCTGCGCATCCAGGCCGGCTTCAAGGGCGCGGTGCGCATGGACGAGAACAAGATGAAGCGGCTCGTCTACAACATCGCGCGCAACGCGGTGGAGGCCATGCCCGAGGGCGGGCGCTTCACCTTCGCCACCGAGCTGGACGAAGCCGAGAAGAAGGTCGTCTTCAAGTTCAGCGACACCGGCGAGGGCATCGCGCCCGAGGTGGCCGACCGGCTGTTCCAGAGCTTCGTCACCCACGGCAAGCCCAACGGCACCGGCCTGGGGTTGGCGATGGTGAAGAAGATCGCCGAGGAGCACGGCGGCGACGTCAGCTTCAAGAGCAAGCCCGGCAAGGGCACCACGTTCGTCGTGCGCATTCCTGCGTAG